A region from the Spirochaeta thermophila DSM 6192 genome encodes:
- a CDS encoding PEGA domain-containing protein: MRVRNSLIPLVLLVATALSSAPVTIAVLPVEGIGVPEEQAAAVTDLLYTTLTAVPLFQVVERARLEEVLTEQEIQVSGLTGAQQAVRIGNLTNARKVLIASLAAYKTSYVESILSARVVDVEKGTVEAAASVELSPTTSVEEAAETLVRRLVEAIPLSVTVAAVEGRTVYLSAGEQAGLVPGRVVTVVKTRPITDETGAIIMREERPYARLQVEEVQPTGARALLVEAEEEPQVGDTVVLEDRPLAEGAPRLVVKSIPEGAMVYIDGTFSGKTPLTLKGLSPGTHQVEIRAPGYKPYAGKVRLAEGQQAVIERELVAEVQVEDLLRIGKLPREKTDPSTALTRGIIPGGGLVYDGYTNLGLMAGGATLIQAAISGIFLSNLLDDESPPDHEPYNLISGITLGASALTLYLYSLMDGALTADDDYLYPTYAELVVSGDAHHVFQTQTADPNSSQTFNQAMADGISNTSWFFVIALRFRASKYQFGLEIDASQEEVMMGFSSAYLLPLSEDLSLGAQVTFKGNFTDPSDVDLSQTDPSELAPSPPGGITAIGALLALSSPHVELDLFLSPYAVGTCYGVFHNPSWSTWTYNETRFLPYGYGGSVGLSLFPSLRAGIHLWAEAYSFTRGEETPVEGSENPSYVDGLRFIRGGAGLVYRFM; encoded by the coding sequence ATGCGAGTTCGGAACTCCCTCATCCCCCTGGTACTTCTCGTCGCAACCGCCCTCTCCTCGGCCCCCGTCACCATCGCCGTCCTCCCCGTAGAGGGCATCGGCGTACCCGAGGAACAGGCAGCCGCGGTCACCGACCTCCTCTACACCACCCTCACGGCCGTCCCCCTCTTCCAGGTGGTCGAACGGGCCAGACTCGAGGAGGTACTCACCGAACAGGAGATCCAGGTCTCGGGGCTCACGGGCGCCCAACAGGCCGTCCGCATCGGCAACCTCACCAACGCCCGCAAGGTCCTCATCGCCTCGCTCGCAGCCTACAAGACCTCCTATGTCGAGAGCATCCTCTCCGCGAGGGTGGTCGACGTGGAGAAGGGCACGGTGGAGGCCGCCGCGAGCGTGGAACTTTCCCCCACCACCTCGGTGGAAGAGGCCGCAGAGACCCTCGTCCGACGCCTCGTCGAGGCGATCCCCCTCTCCGTCACCGTGGCCGCGGTGGAAGGACGCACGGTCTACCTCTCCGCAGGCGAACAGGCCGGGCTCGTCCCGGGCCGGGTGGTCACGGTGGTGAAGACCAGGCCCATCACCGACGAGACAGGCGCCATCATCATGAGGGAAGAACGCCCCTATGCCCGGCTCCAGGTGGAGGAGGTCCAGCCGACCGGCGCCCGCGCCCTACTGGTGGAGGCAGAGGAGGAGCCCCAGGTCGGTGATACCGTGGTGCTCGAGGACAGACCCCTCGCGGAGGGCGCACCCCGGCTCGTGGTGAAGAGCATCCCCGAGGGGGCCATGGTCTACATCGACGGCACTTTTTCGGGCAAGACCCCCCTCACCCTCAAGGGCCTGTCCCCCGGCACCCATCAGGTGGAGATACGCGCCCCGGGTTACAAACCCTATGCGGGAAAAGTCCGGCTTGCAGAGGGCCAGCAGGCGGTGATCGAGCGCGAACTCGTCGCCGAGGTACAGGTGGAAGACCTCCTCCGCATAGGCAAGCTCCCCAGGGAGAAGACCGATCCCTCCACCGCACTCACCAGAGGCATCATCCCGGGAGGCGGCCTGGTCTACGACGGCTACACCAACCTGGGCCTCATGGCAGGAGGAGCCACCCTCATCCAGGCAGCGATAAGCGGGATCTTCCTCTCCAACCTCCTCGACGATGAGTCGCCACCCGACCACGAACCCTACAACCTCATCTCCGGCATCACCCTGGGAGCCTCGGCCCTCACCCTCTACCTCTACTCCCTCATGGACGGCGCCCTCACCGCCGACGACGACTACCTCTACCCCACCTACGCCGAGCTCGTGGTCTCGGGAGACGCCCACCACGTCTTTCAGACCCAGACGGCAGACCCCAACAGCTCGCAGACCTTCAACCAAGCCATGGCCGACGGGATTTCGAACACCTCCTGGTTCTTCGTGATCGCCCTCAGGTTCAGGGCGTCCAAGTACCAGTTCGGCCTCGAGATCGACGCCTCACAGGAGGAGGTGATGATGGGGTTCTCCTCCGCCTACCTCCTCCCCCTCTCGGAAGACCTCTCGCTCGGGGCGCAGGTGACCTTCAAGGGCAACTTCACCGACCCCTCCGACGTGGACCTTTCCCAGACCGACCCCTCCGAGCTCGCCCCCTCACCCCCGGGCGGGATCACGGCCATCGGCGCACTCCTCGCCCTCTCCTCCCCTCACGTGGAACTCGACCTCTTCCTCTCGCCCTACGCGGTGGGCACGTGCTACGGTGTGTTCCACAACCCCTCCTGGAGCACGTGGACCTACAACGAGACGCGCTTCCTCCCCTACGGGTACGGCGGTTCGGTGGGCCTCAGTCTCTTCCCCTCACTCCGCGCCGGCATCCACCTCTGGGCCGAGGCCTACTCCTTCACACGGGGAGAGGAGACCCCTGTGGAAGGCTCAGAGAACCCCTCGTATGTGGACGGGCTGCGATTCATACGAGGAGGAGCGGGGCTCGTGTACCGCTTCATGTGA